The Caretta caretta isolate rCarCar2 chromosome 10, rCarCar1.hap1, whole genome shotgun sequence genome has a window encoding:
- the SPSB3 gene encoding SPRY domain-containing SOCS box protein 3 isoform X1, whose product MARRTRNSRAWHFVLNGVRRDADARAVALASGAHGWGYDSDGQHSDSDSEPEFPSLSPSIPSAIPVTGESYCNCENQNETPYCSSLHTIHRVKDCQCGEEDEYFEWVWDDVNKSTATLLTCDNRKVNFHMEYSCGTAAIRGNKELAEGQHFWEIKMTSPVYGTDMMVGIGTSDVNLDKYRHTFCSLLGKDEDSWGLSYTGLLHHRGDKMNFSSRFGQGSIIGVHLDTWHGTLTFFKNRKCIGVAATKLQNKKFYPMVCSTAAKSSMKVIRSCASYTSLQYLCCYRLRQLLPNYVDTLEVLPLPPGLKQVLHNKLGWVLSMNCSTLKPSTSSSSLSGSDSDSSCGSDAEACQRKRCRRT is encoded by the exons ATGGCACGACGCACACGCAACAGCAGGGCCTGGCACTTTGTCCTGAATGGGGTACGCCGGGATGCAGATGCACGGGCAGTAGCTTTGGCCTCTGGAGCACATGGGTGGGGCTATGACTCTGATGGGCAG CACAGTGACTCTGACTCTGAGCCAGAGTTTCCTTCCCTCTCGCCCTCCATCCCCAGCGCCATCCCTGTGACAGGAGAGTCCTACTGCAACTGTGAGAACCAGAATGAGACTCCGTACTGCTCCAGTCTGCACACCATCCATCGTGTCAAGGACTGCCAGTGTGGTGAAGAGGATGAGT ACTTTGAGTGGGTGTGGGATGACGTGAACAAATCGACTGCAACCCTCCTGACCTGTGACAACCGCAAGGTGAACTTCCACATGGAGTACAGCTGTGGCACTGCTGCTATCCGTGGGAACAAGGAGCTGGCGGAAGGGCAGCACTTCTGGGAGATCAAGATGACCTCTCCAGTCTATGGCACTGACATG ATGGTGGGAATTGGGACTTCAGATGTGAATCTTGACAAGTACCGCCATACATTTTGTAGTCTGCTGGGCAAGGATGAAGACAGCTGGGGACTCTCATACACAG gATTACTCCACCACAGGGGAGATAAAATGAACTTCTCCTCAAGGTTTGGCCAAGGCTCCATCATTGGGGTTCATTTGGACACGTGGCATGGAACTCTCACTTTCTTCAAAAACAGGAAATGCATAG GAGTTGCAGCTACCAAACTGCAGAACAAGAAATTCTACCCCATGGTGTGCTCCACTGCAGCCAAAAGCAGCATGAAGGTGATCCGTTCGTGTGCCAGCTACACGTCGCTCCAGTACCTCTGCTGTTACCGCCTCCGCCAGCTGTTGCCCAACTATGTGGATACGCTGGAAGTGCTGCCATTGCCCCCAGGACTTAAGCAAGTTCTACACAACAAACTAGGCTGGGTGCTGAGTATGAACTGTAGCACATTGAAGccttccacctcttcttcctccttgtcAGGAAGTGACTCAGATAGCTCCTGTGGCTCGGATGCAGAGGCATGCCAAAGGAAGAGGTGCAGGAGGACGTAA
- the SPSB3 gene encoding SPRY domain-containing SOCS box protein 3 isoform X2 translates to MDILFFLPSFKDYLYQNTMARRTRNSRAWHFVLNGVRRDADARAVALASGAHGWGYDSDGQHSDSDSEPEFPSLSPSIPSAIPVTGESYCNCENQNETPYCSSLHTIHRVKDCQCGEEDEYFEWVWDDVNKSTATLLTCDNRKVNFHMEYSCGTAAIRGNKELAEGQHFWEIKMTSPVYGTDMMVGIGTSDVNLDKYRHTFCSLLGKDEDSWGLSYTGLLHHRGDKMNFSSRFGQGSIIGVHLDTWHGTLTFFKNRKCIGVAATKLQNKKFYPMVCSTAAKSSMKVIRSCASYTSLQYLCCYRLRQLLPNYVDTLEVLPLPPGLKQVLHNKLGWVLSMNCSTLKPSTSSSSLSGSDSDSSCGSDAEACQRKRCRRT, encoded by the exons attatCTGTATCAAAACACCATGGCACGACGCACACGCAACAGCAGGGCCTGGCACTTTGTCCTGAATGGGGTACGCCGGGATGCAGATGCACGGGCAGTAGCTTTGGCCTCTGGAGCACATGGGTGGGGCTATGACTCTGATGGGCAG CACAGTGACTCTGACTCTGAGCCAGAGTTTCCTTCCCTCTCGCCCTCCATCCCCAGCGCCATCCCTGTGACAGGAGAGTCCTACTGCAACTGTGAGAACCAGAATGAGACTCCGTACTGCTCCAGTCTGCACACCATCCATCGTGTCAAGGACTGCCAGTGTGGTGAAGAGGATGAGT ACTTTGAGTGGGTGTGGGATGACGTGAACAAATCGACTGCAACCCTCCTGACCTGTGACAACCGCAAGGTGAACTTCCACATGGAGTACAGCTGTGGCACTGCTGCTATCCGTGGGAACAAGGAGCTGGCGGAAGGGCAGCACTTCTGGGAGATCAAGATGACCTCTCCAGTCTATGGCACTGACATG ATGGTGGGAATTGGGACTTCAGATGTGAATCTTGACAAGTACCGCCATACATTTTGTAGTCTGCTGGGCAAGGATGAAGACAGCTGGGGACTCTCATACACAG gATTACTCCACCACAGGGGAGATAAAATGAACTTCTCCTCAAGGTTTGGCCAAGGCTCCATCATTGGGGTTCATTTGGACACGTGGCATGGAACTCTCACTTTCTTCAAAAACAGGAAATGCATAG GAGTTGCAGCTACCAAACTGCAGAACAAGAAATTCTACCCCATGGTGTGCTCCACTGCAGCCAAAAGCAGCATGAAGGTGATCCGTTCGTGTGCCAGCTACACGTCGCTCCAGTACCTCTGCTGTTACCGCCTCCGCCAGCTGTTGCCCAACTATGTGGATACGCTGGAAGTGCTGCCATTGCCCCCAGGACTTAAGCAAGTTCTACACAACAAACTAGGCTGGGTGCTGAGTATGAACTGTAGCACATTGAAGccttccacctcttcttcctccttgtcAGGAAGTGACTCAGATAGCTCCTGTGGCTCGGATGCAGAGGCATGCCAAAGGAAGAGGTGCAGGAGGACGTAA
- the SPSB3 gene encoding SPRY domain-containing SOCS box protein 3 isoform X4, with amino-acid sequence MGGAMTLMGSAIPVTGESYCNCENQNETPYCSSLHTIHRVKDCQCGEEDEYFEWVWDDVNKSTATLLTCDNRKVNFHMEYSCGTAAIRGNKELAEGQHFWEIKMTSPVYGTDMMVGIGTSDVNLDKYRHTFCSLLGKDEDSWGLSYTGLLHHRGDKMNFSSRFGQGSIIGVHLDTWHGTLTFFKNRKCIGVAATKLQNKKFYPMVCSTAAKSSMKVIRSCASYTSLQYLCCYRLRQLLPNYVDTLEVLPLPPGLKQVLHNKLGWVLSMNCSTLKPSTSSSSLSGSDSDSSCGSDAEACQRKRCRRT; translated from the exons ATGGGTGGGGCTATGACTCTGATGGGCAG CGCCATCCCTGTGACAGGAGAGTCCTACTGCAACTGTGAGAACCAGAATGAGACTCCGTACTGCTCCAGTCTGCACACCATCCATCGTGTCAAGGACTGCCAGTGTGGTGAAGAGGATGAGT ACTTTGAGTGGGTGTGGGATGACGTGAACAAATCGACTGCAACCCTCCTGACCTGTGACAACCGCAAGGTGAACTTCCACATGGAGTACAGCTGTGGCACTGCTGCTATCCGTGGGAACAAGGAGCTGGCGGAAGGGCAGCACTTCTGGGAGATCAAGATGACCTCTCCAGTCTATGGCACTGACATG ATGGTGGGAATTGGGACTTCAGATGTGAATCTTGACAAGTACCGCCATACATTTTGTAGTCTGCTGGGCAAGGATGAAGACAGCTGGGGACTCTCATACACAG gATTACTCCACCACAGGGGAGATAAAATGAACTTCTCCTCAAGGTTTGGCCAAGGCTCCATCATTGGGGTTCATTTGGACACGTGGCATGGAACTCTCACTTTCTTCAAAAACAGGAAATGCATAG GAGTTGCAGCTACCAAACTGCAGAACAAGAAATTCTACCCCATGGTGTGCTCCACTGCAGCCAAAAGCAGCATGAAGGTGATCCGTTCGTGTGCCAGCTACACGTCGCTCCAGTACCTCTGCTGTTACCGCCTCCGCCAGCTGTTGCCCAACTATGTGGATACGCTGGAAGTGCTGCCATTGCCCCCAGGACTTAAGCAAGTTCTACACAACAAACTAGGCTGGGTGCTGAGTATGAACTGTAGCACATTGAAGccttccacctcttcttcctccttgtcAGGAAGTGACTCAGATAGCTCCTGTGGCTCGGATGCAGAGGCATGCCAAAGGAAGAGGTGCAGGAGGACGTAA